In the genome of Impatiens glandulifera chromosome 6, dImpGla2.1, whole genome shotgun sequence, the window tttataataataaaaatttaaacgaAAAGGGTAGCAAAATTAGTAGCGAAAGGTagctattattaattaagtgttttataataataaaaatttaaagattgaAGTTATTAAgtgaattgaaatttatttttaatattaaaaataagttaaattaaaataaataatagttaattgtgttatatttaattaaaaatatttatttgtgttaatttattattttattttaataaattccaCAATTTAATTAGAAAGTATCAATGAAAAAAACATACTAAAAAACattgtcaaaaatatattataatatctacTTTTATAGAATTAAACAACATAATATAATCGataaattatttctctctcaatatttttttaaattcaattaattattgaaGAGCATGAAGAGCTAGAAAACAatctataattaaaattatgaagaaataaagggtttaatttattatcttttagacaattatttttaatattaaattatattatttttattctaaattatacaTTGTTTCTAATTTTGTCGGGTAAATAGGAAGTCTTTGAtgcaatttattaatataaaatagtaaatgaacacaaataaataaataaatgtttttaattaaaaataacacaattaactattatttaatttaatttgatttaatcgTTATATGTACGAGAagttattaagtgttttttaataataataattaaatatatatatatatatatatatatatatattaaatagagaGAAAACGTAAATATTGCaaagagagataaaaaaataaaaataaatgttactTAGTCAGTAATCTACTCACCCTTCCATGTTATTTGCTACTTTTcgctataaataatttgtttccCTATTGAGTACTTGTTACTTGTAAGGATGAAAATAGAATGAATACCTTTAGATGAAAAGCTATTGAGTACTTGTTACTCGTAATGAAAATAGAATGAATACCTTTAGATGAAAAGCCTAGTTACAAgaagtttaataatttgaatCCGAAATAATTCAACTCAAACTCAAAGTTCAagtcatatttaataaaaacgcTTCAAATTCGAATCCCAAATAGTAACAGGGCCAATTTCCTTTCTTTCTTATTAAACGGGCTAGAAGCATTGGGCCAGGCCAGCGGCTTAGCATAACAAACCTCGAATACTATGGATGTGTAAAAAAAGACTTTACACATCTTCTACTTTCCATTCGTATGGCTGTGGCATGAATCATCTTCTTCTAGTTGAGGGGATCAAATACAGTGCAAAGACATGGAAATGGTGTATGTCTCTCGCCCAACGTTGCACCTGTATGAGCCAGCTCAAGCCGATTCATTCCCTTTTCATCACCCAAGGCCTCCATCACAATAATTACGCCATAAGCAAACTTCTCGAATTCTGCTCTCTTTCGGAATCCGGTGACCTATCATACGCGTCTCTTCTCTTCACTCAGATCGACTATCCCAATTCATTCATCTACAACAGCCTCATCCGAGCATATTCCCGCAGTTCTCAGCCACATTTAGCTCTCCGTTACTTTCGTCTTATGTTAAACGCCCATGATAATGTATATCCCGATCACTTCACTTTCCCTTTCGTTCTCATTGCCTGTGCCAATGCTGTTTGCGTTCCTTCAGGACAGCAAATCCACACCCTTGTGATAAAAAACGGGTTAGCTTCATCCGATAGTCATATTCAAACAGCACTGATTCGATTTTATTCTGAATGCAAGATGTTGAAAGATGCTCGCAACATGTTCGACGAAATTCCAGACCCAGATGTTGTCAAGTGCAACATTCTCATGACTGGATGTTTGCAGTCCGGCTTGTCATCGGATGCGTTAGCTATTTATCAAGAAATGTTATTGAAAGGGAATGAACCAGATGCATTCTGCGTCACTACTGCTCTAACAGCTTGTGCTCATTCAGGTGCGATTCTTCAAGGAAAACAGATACATGAATACATTAAACAAAGGACTAATTTATCATCTGATGCTTTCCTGGGTACTGCACTTGTTGAGATGTATTCAAAATGTGGTTCAATTGACATGGCAGTTCAAGTGTTTGATAATATGCCTAAACGAAGTGTCTGTTCATGGTCAGTCATTATTGGAGGTTTTGCACATCATGGACATGCAAGAAAAGCCATTGAATGTCTTGAGAAGATGCAGGTTATAGATGGTCTACGACCCGATGGGGTGGTTCTTCTGGGTGTTCTAACAGCTTGTAATCACGCAGGACTTGTAATAGAAGGACAGAGTTTGATAGAAAAGATGGAAGTTAAGTATGGTGTTAGGCCAAAACACGAGCACTACAGTTGTATGGTGGACATGCTATGTAGGGCAGGTTTGCTTGATGAAGCACTCCGGTTAATCAGAAGAATGCCTATGAAGCCTTTAGCTTCTGTTTGGGGAGCTCTGTTGAGTGGTTGTAGGACATTGGGGAATATAAAAATGGCTGAGATTGCTGCAAAAGAGCTCATCTGTTTAGAAAATGGTAATGGAGTAATGCAAGAAGACATAGCGTATGTTCAGTTGTCGAATATTTACTTGGCTGCGGGAAAGAGTGAGAATGCTAGTAAGATTCGTAAGTTAATGGGAGAAAAAGGGCATAAGAAGACACGAGGTTGTAGCGTTATAGAAATTGATGGtcaaatgaatgaatttgtGTCTGCAGATGTATCACATCCAGATAGATCCAACATTCATTCAATACTTCAACTCTTGTATCATTGTATTATTCCTCAACCTAATAAGTCTCAAGGGGCTATCAATTGATTTGATCACTCATTGTTCTGTTTTAAGTGGTAGATTCATACTTCCTAGTTTATTACAGCTTTCCAAATCTATCTGAAAAGCCTTATTTCGTGAACATATAACCTATTtaaatattagaattttaaCTTCACAACAGGTAATTGGATGGTTTGAACACTCACACTGAGTATGAAAGTAGGGATTTGAAGGCTCAATACCTTGGTATACCAATTCACTAAGGACATCATAGAAGGAAGCACTAGGGGTTGATCAAGGTGGAAACAAGCACCCCAAGTCAagcttgaaaataaattttgatcaaGGTGGTTGTACAATAGATCTCGTCGTATTATTTGGCAACATTTAAACTCCTGACTGCTTtcttcaaacatattcaaagtCCCGTATCCAATTTTCTGGTGAATAATGGGTACATTACTGTGTTAAACTGACCGGAAAATGGGTTTTAATTCAAACTTGAACAAGTTTGGCAACTGCACTCAAACTAAGAGTTACTTTGGTTCAAGAAGTTTAAGTATGtaagaattatatattcaatttatgtAAGATTATGAATGACTAATTATTGACTTGTAATAGAGTTTAAGTTAAATTAgaaagtttaatataattttatatatttttatatagttaaagGATTATggtataaattaattttgtataattaaaaaatattattctatctagcctattataaaaaaaaatattatttatataaaatattttataatataaaaataatattatttttttaaattgattttaatgggtaaaaattaagttaatctaaatttaatgtttacatttatttttaaatttatggagcATAGATGAAAGATGTATTTAtgaattaatcatataaatttacaACATTTATTAAGTAGGAAAAAcaagtgatttattaaaaaaaaatcaattcatttaaatttatttatttttaatatatatatatatatataataattaaataaaaataaatgtgtgttaataagaaaatgattttttcaagatcttaatttattttcttataataataaataagtctaaaatatatttcttaataaatttaaaacttcatatattcaattaaatattttattttaatatttttcttattttgttttacatttttatttttaacaaacatttttttatttattttatttcactctttttaattaataatatatttattattaaatataatatatttatttttaaaattttaataaattctaaaatattatttaaagtatataatgtcttgttttattttttataataataaataacttataaataatttcttttatgctttttataaatatgttaaaacttaacatatttagttaaatttatttttaaatttatatatttttaatatatatatatatatatatatatataaattatatttttatgtatatataaattaataattacaatacttaaaaaagaaaaaaaaatgaaaatgcaGAAAAATGATACCGAGGTGTCTATAATAAAAGAgtaaaatgtggttaaagaaaataaaacaaaagataaaaaaaatttgtacaAGAAGAATGCAGTACGAAGAAAGGGGTaaaacctcaacctaatcactttgaagagatagttgaagaatcataatcaaatcaagttgaaatggttgcttatgaaaatagagaggaagatactca includes:
- the LOC124941571 gene encoding putative pentatricopeptide repeat-containing protein At3g28640, which produces MCKKRLYTSSTFHSYGCGMNHLLLVEGIKYSAKTWKWCMSLAQRCTCMSQLKPIHSLFITQGLHHNNYAISKLLEFCSLSESGDLSYASLLFTQIDYPNSFIYNSLIRAYSRSSQPHLALRYFRLMLNAHDNVYPDHFTFPFVLIACANAVCVPSGQQIHTLVIKNGLASSDSHIQTALIRFYSECKMLKDARNMFDEIPDPDVVKCNILMTGCLQSGLSSDALAIYQEMLLKGNEPDAFCVTTALTACAHSGAILQGKQIHEYIKQRTNLSSDAFLGTALVEMYSKCGSIDMAVQVFDNMPKRSVCSWSVIIGGFAHHGHARKAIECLEKMQVIDGLRPDGVVLLGVLTACNHAGLVIEGQSLIEKMEVKYGVRPKHEHYSCMVDMLCRAGLLDEALRLIRRMPMKPLASVWGALLSGCRTLGNIKMAEIAAKELICLENGNGVMQEDIAYVQLSNIYLAAGKSENASKIRKLMGEKGHKKTRGCSVIEIDGQMNEFVSADVSHPDRSNIHSILQLLYHCIIPQPNKSQGAIN